TGCAGCCTGGGGTTCCAGGCCGGGTAGGTCGCCTCAGCCGGAACGTACGCCCAGCCGTTCTGCGTGGTGGCCAGGCGGGGCCACCGCCAGGGGTGCAGCCCCCAGGCGTGGAGGGCCAACCACCCGCCCCACATCGGCAGGTTCAGGTCGCCGATCAGGATGCTGGGGCCGTCGTGGTCGACCGATGCAGCGCGGATCGCGTGCCCGAGCTGGGGGACGGCGCGCCAGAACATGTACGACAGATGCGTGGTCGCGACGCGCAGGCCGTTGTCCGTGACCGCGGTCGCCGCGACGCGTGGCTCGCGGTCGACACCTGGGTTCGTGGGGCTGGCGCCCGGTTCGCGGCTCCCCGGACCGCCGTAGGGCAGTCGTGTCCGCTGGACGTCGTGCAGCCCGACCCGCGAGAGCAGGCCGACGCCGTAGGCGGGCTGGCTGGTGACGTCAGTGGCGTGTCGGACCTCCTCCCACGTGGTGTCCGGCGAGCCCCACAGCGCCGGGACGAAGCGCCCGTCGTAGCCCAGCCGGTCAGCCAGCCAGGCAACCTGGTCGACGTCGCCCGACCGCTCCTGATGGGCGTCGACCTCCTGCAGCGCGATCACGTCGGCGTCCAGTTGCGCCAGCCAGGCCGCCACCGCCTCCAGATCGACGTGCTCTGCCGTCAGCTCGGTCTGACCCCGTTCGAGGCTGCGGATGTCCACCCCGTGCAGGATGTTCGCCGAGGCAACCCTCACCGCGCCAGGTGGTTCAGGTGCATGGCAACCGCCTCACCCAGAACCCGCTTGACCGGTCCGAGTGAGAGGTCCCACACCCGCCCACCGGAGGCCAGCAGCTGGTCTCTCCAGCGCGGGAACTGGTTGCATGCCGTCCGGGTCAGCAGCAGGTCGACCGTCCTATCAGGCCCCTCCGCATCCGGGACGTCCGACAGACAGCCGACGCCCACGTACCCGAGCAGCTCGAGCGGCTCGGCGTGTTCGGCCTCCACCTCCGGATCGCTGAAGGCTGCGGTCACGATCAGGGCGTTGGGCACCGGCGGCAGCCCTTCGGCCCACACCGGCGAGGTCACGGGGATGCGCAGCAGGACCAGGTCGTCGTGATCGGGGGTCCGAGCCGCCTGGAGTGGGACAACCGTTCCAGATCGAACGCCCAGATCACCCCGGCTCCGGTCCCGCAGCGCCGTTCGTGCTGGCGACGTGGGCCCGGGCTGCTGCCCTGAGTGATCCTCAACCTCGTCACGTCCTGCCATCGGCGACCGAGTGTCACGCACTGCGGGTCGGATCGTCGGGAGGCACTACGGCCAACCACCCCCTGCGCCACCCTTCCCGAAGACCTACTGTCCACTCAACCGTCGTAGAACAGGAGCGCGTGGCATGAGCGACCAACCGTTGGCCTCGACCCTGGGAGCGCTCCGCGCCTCCGGCTACCCCGACCGGACGGT
The sequence above is a segment of the Euzebya tangerina genome. Coding sequences within it:
- a CDS encoding endonuclease/exonuclease/phosphatase family protein, with translation MRVASANILHGVDIRSLERGQTELTAEHVDLEAVAAWLAQLDADVIALQEVDAHQERSGDVDQVAWLADRLGYDGRFVPALWGSPDTTWEEVRHATDVTSQPAYGVGLLSRVGLHDVQRTRLPYGGPGSREPGASPTNPGVDREPRVAATAVTDNGLRVATTHLSYMFWRAVPQLGHAIRAASVDHDGPSILIGDLNLPMWGGWLALHAWGLHPWRWPRLATTQNGWAYVPAEATYPAWNPRLQLDQIYIRRLSEPTAVQIGPAGPSDHLPVIVDLEM